GTTGCCGCATCTGCAACATGGGCCCCTGCCGGATCGACCCGTTCGGCGAGGGGCCGCGGCGCGGCGTGTGCGGGGCCGATGCCGACACCATCATCGCGCGCAACTTCCTGCGTGCGGTGGCGGCGGGCGCCAGCGCCCACTCGGACCACGGCCGGGGCGTCGCCCACACGTTCCTGGCGATGGCGCGCGGCGAGGCGCCGGACTACGGCATCAAGGACCGCAAGAAACTTCTGGCGCTCGCCAAGGAGATGGGCATCGCAACCGACGGCCGC
The DNA window shown above is from Planctomycetota bacterium and carries:
- a CDS encoding carbon monoxide dehydrogenase; translation: MDPKKMSCDPAAQEMLARMAEAGIETAWDRLEAQEPQCGFGQLGLCCRICNMGPCRIDPFGEGPRRGVCGADADTIIARNFLRAVAAGASAHSDHGRGVAHTFLAMARGEAPDYGIKDRKKLLALAKEMGIATDGR